The Magnolia sinica isolate HGM2019 chromosome 9, MsV1, whole genome shotgun sequence genome contains a region encoding:
- the LOC131255260 gene encoding receptor-like protein 33: protein MVGVDFTHGVNQQFADLHSADRVSSVRNRKLQSIQGVRKSFPDDSSIKRRKVEAEGGEHIFGGTVTYASNYFNDSPIPSGIEQLTSLTHLNLSFLSFYGQIPLEISRLTTLVSLDLSYNSLQLKNPSIRAFVQNLSSLRELHLSWANISVQGSEWGLALSSALPLLRKLSLSSCRLSGPIHPSLSNLHFLSELHLSGNYLFSVVPNFIGNFSSLTSLRLRYCILHGKFPESIFMLPNLQTLHVGYNPLLTGEIPPNNTLRELSLSDTGFCSNLRDSFTNSKLLTKIQFSDCNLTGQFPSWLVKLEKLMYLDLSYNGFSGPLPSSLFSLPSLREVHLRDNQFSGQLVEKFPHLFAIVLFCNCTYLQVLDLSHNRFSGSIPPCLGQISNALIVLNLGGNAFHGPLLQTFKEECTLETLDLNGNHLEGQVPSSLARCKKLEVLNLGNNQIHDTYPFWIENLSQLHILILRSNKFHGTIGHPQANHTFPLLQIFDLCNNSFTGKLPSNMLRSWKAMMETKSQSQFLSKTFDYGYYQDKVTIVIKGQERELVKILIAFTVVDLSNNQFHGDIPESAGNLKSLVVLNMSCNHFTGRIPASLGNIKALESLDLSHNSISGEIPWQLTKLNFLAVLDLSENFLIGSIPQGPQFNTFTNKSFLGNSGLCGTPLSKKCEHIEASPPLAQSESKYDWKSMWIGFGVGYGVGMGILFWTLALWTKGMKEFTIFVDRVLVLIFPCEAFILMHPY from the exons atggtcggagtggattttacacacggcGTCAATCAGCAGTTCGCCGACCTTCACAGCGCCGACCGCGTGAGCTCTGTTCGCAACAGGAAGTTGCagtcgatccag GGAGTGCGGAAATCCTTCCCCGACGACAGTTCTATAAAGAGAAGGAAGGTGGAAGCAGAGGGGGGAGAGCACATTTTTGGAGGGAC aGTAACTTACGCTTCCAATTACTTCAATGACTCTCCAATCCCATCTGGGATTGAGCAGCTCACCAgtttgacccatctcaacctctcttTTTTGAGTTTTTATGGCCAAATCCCGCTGGAAATCTCTCGCTTGACCACTTTGGTGTCCCTCGATCTATCTTACAATTCCCTTCAACTCAAAAACCCAAGCATCAGAGCATTCGTCCAAAATCTGTCCAGTCTAAGAGAACTCCATCTCAGTTGGGCAAACATCTCAGTTCAGGGTAGTGAGTGGGGCTTGGCCTTATCCTCGGCACTCCCTCTCCTCCGCAAGTTGAGCTTGAGCTCTTGTCGTCTTTCAGGCCCCATCCATCCTTCCCTTTCCAACCTCCATTTCCTATCTGAACTCCACCTGAGTGGAAACTATCTCTTTTCGGTGGTACCTAACTTCATAGGGAACTTCTCTTCTTTAACTTCACTGCGCCTCAGATATTGCATTTTGCATGGCAAATTTCCAGAGAGTATTTTCATGCTGCCAAACCTACAAACCTTGCATGTAGGATACAATCCACTTCTTACGGGTGAAATCCCTCCAAACAATACTCTCCGGGAGTTGTCCCTATCCGACACTGGATTTTGTAGCAACCTACGGGATTCATTCACTAATTCCAAACTGCTGACAAAGATCCAGTTTAGTGATTGTAACCTAACCGGCCAATTTCCATCATGGCTTGTGAAGCTCGAGAAACTCATGTATTTGGATCTTTCATACAATGGTTTCAGTGGACCATTgccatcatcattgttttcactcCCATCATTACGAGAGGTGCATCTCCGAGATAATCAATTTAGTGGTCAACTTG tggagaagttcCCTCACTTATTTGCAATTGTACTTTTTTGCAATTGTACTTACTTACAAGTCCTCGATCTGTCTCACAACCGCTTCAGTGGTTCTATTCCACCATGTTTGGGTCAAATCAGTAATGCCCTCATTGTGTTGAATCTTGGAGGAAATGCATTTCATGGCCCGTTGCTTCAAACATTCAAAGAGGAGTGCACTCTAGAGACACTTGATCTCAATGGAAATCACTTAGAAGGACAGGTGCCAAGTTCTTTGGCCAGGTGCAAGAAGCTAGAGGTGTTAAACCTTGGAAACAATCAAATACATGACACCTACCCTTTCTGGATAGAAAATTTATCCCAGTTGCACATTCTCATCTTGAGATCCAACAAATTTCATGGCACCATTGGGCACCCCCAAGCAAATCATACATTTCCACTATTACAAATCTTTGATCTCTGTAACAATAGCTTCACGGGTAAGTTGCCATCAAATATGTTAAGGAGTTGGAAAGCAATGATGGAGACCAAATCTCAATCTCAATTTCTTAGCAAAACATTTGACTATGGATACTATCAAGATAAAGTGACTATAGTGATCAAAGGGCAAGAAAGGGAACTTGTAAAGATCCTTATTGCCTTCACGGTAGTGGATCTCTCAAATAACCAATTTCATGGAGATATTCCAGAATCAGCTGGGAATTTAAAGTCATTGGTTGTGCTTAATATGTCCTGTAACCATTTCACAGGCCGAATTCCAGCATCACTTGGAAACATTAAAGCTCTTGAGTCATTGGATTTATCACATAATAGTATATCTGGAGAGATTCCTTGGCAATTGACAAAGCTAAACTTCCTTGCCGTGTTGGACCTTTCGGAAAACTTCCTCATTGGAAGCATACCGCAAGGTCCACAATTCAATACATTCACAAATAAATCTTTTCTAGGGAACTCGGGATTATGTGGCACTCCACTGTCAAAGAAATGTGAACACATTGAGGCTTCACCACCATTGGCACAATCGGAAAGCAAATATGACTGGAAATCCATGTGGATTGGCTTTGGAGTTGGATATGGAGTGGGAATGGGAATTCTTTTTTGGACTCTAGCACTTTGGACAAAGGGAATGAAAGAATTCACTATATTTGTTGATAGAGTGCTTGTGCTGATTTTTCCATGTGAGGCATTTATTCTAATGCATCCATACTAA
- the LOC131256510 gene encoding uncharacterized protein LOC131256510: protein MALFVNIFQYLPTPKLDTNNKPLLIEKVFLSILEKFFSKFLNLPDVNRRLRKIICILSSDQPPCPQLYLYSITDKVIPALSAESFIQEKKKSRRKVKLNAMVKDTAFLGASLSDHLKPDFNPFIMKKPQIETNTKLD from the exons ATGGCACTGTTTGTAAATATCTTTCAATATTTACCAACTCCTAAACTCGATACTAATAACAAACCCCTGTTGATTGAGAAGGTGTTCCTATCAATTTTAGAGAAGTTCTTCTCCAAGTTTCTGAACTTGCCTGATGTAAATAGGAGGTTGAGGAAGATCATCTGCATCCTCTCAAGCGACCAGCCTCCCTGCCCTCAGCTATATCTGTATAGCATAACTGACAAGGTCATTCCAGCTTTGTCGGCAGAGTCTTTTATTCAGGAGAAGAAGAAATCTAGGAGAAAG GTGAAACTGAATGCAATGGTTAAGGACACAGCATTCTTGGGGGCATCGCTCTCTGATCATCTCAAACCTGACTTCAATCCTTTTATCATGAAGAAACCCCAAATTGAAACTAATACAAAATTGGATTAG
- the LOC131255259 gene encoding ribonucleoside-diphosphate reductase large subunit-like translates to MLMSWSLFCPNEILGLSDCWGEEFEELYTRYEREGKAKNVVQAQTLWFEILKSQIETGTPYMLFKDTCNSSQTVVPTIAPAIVGDRRISLGPGAGCAGLAA, encoded by the exons ATGCTTATGAGT TGGTCATTGTTTTGCCCAAATGAGATTCTAGGTTTATCTGATTGTTGGGGTGAGGAATTTGAAGAACTGTACACTAGATATGAAAGAGAG GGCAAGGCAAAAAATGTTGTTCAGGCACAGACCCTATGGTTTGAAATTCTGAAATCACAGATAGAAACTGGAACACCGTATATgcttttcaag GACACTTGCAATAGTTCACAGACTGTTGTGCCTACTATTGCTCCTGCAATAGTTGGAGATCGGAGGATATCTTTAGGTCCTGGAGCAGGTTGTGCCGGCCTTGCTGCATAG